In Fulvia fulva chromosome 10, complete sequence, a single window of DNA contains:
- a CDS encoding Glucan 1,3-beta-glucosidase, with product MGILNIATAVVALLAAIGTAAPAGLVSAFDKRDLKFAFGQEKVRGVNLGGWFVLEPWITPSIFENGPADAVDEYTYTQQLGKDEAKKRLESHWSSFYNEGDFAQMKNLGLNFVRIPVGYWSVAPLPDDPYVQGAYAHMRQAVEWAGNNGLKVMIDLHGAPRSQNGFDNSGKRGPVGWTQGESVANTIKALNKIRDDFASNPAVAAIELLNEPMGPQLDQNVLKQFYMDGWGNLRDSNVAVTFHDAFIGVNSWNDWGAGMSNLLLDTHHYEVFDSGALQMGIQDHLNSACGFGNQMTANNKWTISGEWSGAMTDCAKWLNGRGIGARYDGTFNKDGQGSSYIGSCDGKFQGTVAGLGEADRNNIASFIRAQIAAYEKADGWIFWTWKNEAAPEWHFKDLAAAGMIPQPFSSAAGACG from the exons ATGGGTATCCTCAACATCGCAACGGCAGTAGTCGCACTGCTTGCCGCCATCGGAACCGCAGCACCAGCAGGATTAGTGTCCGCTTTCGACAAACGAGATCTGAAGTTCGCATTTGGACAAGAGAAGGTTCGCGGTGTGAATCTGGGCGGTTGGTTCGTCCTCGAGCCTTGGATTACACCCTCGATATTTGAAAATGGTCCTGCAGATGCTGTTGATG AGTATACCTATACGCAACAGCTCGGCAAGGACGAAGCTAAGAAGCGTCTCGAATCGCACTGGAGCTCGTTCTACAACGAGGGCGACTTTGCTCAGATGAAGAATCTGGGCCTGAACTTCGTCCGCATTCCGGTTGGATACTGGTCGGTAGCCCCTCTACCGGACGATCCATATGTCCAGGGCGCATATGCTCACATGAGACAAGCCGTAGAGTGGGCTGGCAACAACGGCCTCAAAGTCATGATCGATCTTCATGGTGCACCGCGAAGCCAGAATGGGTTCGATAACTCCGGCAAGCGCGGTCCGGTTGGATGGACCCAAGGCGAGTCTGTTGCGAATACAATCAAGGCTCTCAACAAAATTCGAGATGACTTCGCGAGCAACCCAGCAGTAGCAGCCATCGAGCTTTTGAACGAGCCGATGGGTCCTCAACTTGACCAGAATGTCCTGAAGCAGTTCTACATGGACGGCTGGGGCAACCTTCGTGATTCGAATGTGGCCGTCACCTTCCATGATGCCTTCATCGGCGTGAACTCCTGGAACGACTGGGGTGCTGGCATGTCCAACTTGCTGCTCGACACCCACCACTACGAAGTCTTTGACAGCGGCGCCCTTCAGATGGGTATCCAGGACCACCTGAACTCCGCCTGCGGCTTCGGCAACCAAATGACCGCGAACAACAAGTGGACCATCTCAGGCGAATGGTCTGGTGCTATGACTGATTGCGCCAAGTGGTTGAACGGCCGTGGTATTGGCGCGAGGTACGATGGCACCTTCAACAAAGATGGCCAAGGTTCATCCTACATCGGGTCATGCGATGGCAAGTTCCAGGGTACCGTGGCTGGCCTTGGTGAGGCAGACCGCAACAACATTGCTTCTTTCATCCGTGCCCAGATCGCAGCATATGAGAAGGCAGATGGCTGGATTTTCTGGACGTGGAAGAACGAAGCCGCTCCTGAGTGGCATTTCAAGGACCTAGCCGCTGCGGGCATGATCCCACAGCCATTCAGCTCTGCTG CTGGCGCGTGTGGTTAA
- a CDS encoding Ubiquitin-like modifier HUB1, whose protein sequence is MPSDDARERSASPARESNPKKQKSSGGFKWKDKKPRDEDSNARSGGRLERGYNRGRSPRRDNYRDSDSTRDRDASRRDDRYRDRSPRRREDRDRGTTDSYRPGQPRDEDKKETSDKKEVDEKGFPISTSSKPKKDKKDKKPKQITSNEPMIVVNVNDRLGTKAAIPCLASDSVKAFKAMVAAHIGRQPHEIMLKRQGERPFKDQLSLEDYGVSNGVQLDLELDTGD, encoded by the coding sequence ATGCCCTCAGACGACGCGCGCGAACGCTCAGCGTCGCCAGCACGAGAATCAAACCCGAAGAAACAAAAGTCCAGCGGCGGCTTCAAATGGAAAGACAAGAAACCCCGCGATGAAGATTCAAACGCGCGAAGTGGTGGACGACTAGAACGAGGCTACAACAGAGGCCGCTCCCCGCGTCGGGACAACTATCGCGACAGCGACAGTACTCGCGACCGCGATGCCTCACGCAGAGACGACCGCTACAGAGACCGCTCGCCCCGCCGAAGGGAAGACCGCGATCGCGGCACCACAGACAGCTACAGACCTGGGCAACCCCGCGACGAAGACAAGAAAGAGACCTCGGACAAGAAGGAAGTTGACGAGAAAGGCTTCCCCATCTCCACATCCTCGAAGCCCAAGAAAGATAAGAAGGACAAGAAACCCAAACAGATCACATCCAACGAGCCTATGATTGTCGTGAACGTGAACGATCGCTTAGGGACGAAAGCTGCCATTCCGTGTCTGGCGAGTGATAGCGTGAAGGCATTCAAGGCGATGGTAGCGGCGCATATTGGACGGCAGCCGCATGAGATTATGTTGAAGAGGCAAGGCGAGAGGCCGTTCAAGGATCAGTTGAGTCTCGAGGACTATGGGGTCAGTAATGGCGTGCAATTGGATTTGGAGTTGGACACCGGGGATTGA
- a CDS encoding Sterol 3-beta-glucosyltransferase UGT80A2, with translation MAPSDEPAQKGGREERELGQVPNEMLRQAAAAVAGENDATASERRHTGQDVPLEVAEGLDTTQTEHDVPPPAYGEDYGTVSQEQEGFGTKASVAEDGRVNIRIDQRNRRLSQLLVPSLAQLQRAADEEHAPPPPYIPPSLGGEEGIAPPPPMNVVIQVVGSRGDVQPFVALGKILKDRYGHRVRLATHPNFKDFITENGLEFFSIGGDPQALMAFMVKNPGLMPGFDTMRSGDVGMRRKEIGEYLKGCWRSCFETGEGLGIEATDQTIEDWTRQHADEDDYLHRPFVADCIIANPPSFAHVHIAEKMGIPLHVMFTMPYSPTQAFPHPLANIQSSNADTHLTNYISYALVDMLTWQGLGDVINRFRQRSLGLDAISLMWAPGMLQRLRIPHTYCWSPALIPKPKDWGANISISGFFFLDLASNYEPDPELKAFLDAGPPPVYIGFGSIVLDDPNGMTKMIFEAVEKIGQRALVSKGWGGVGADELGKPDNVFMLGNCPHDWLFKRVSCVVHHGGAGTTAAGITAGRPTLVVPFFGDQPFWGAMVARAGAGPEPIPHKQLTADNLAEGIQKCLEPQSQERAHELADKIARENGSELGAQSFHQFLDVDKLRCNLAPSRPAVWRIKRTQARLSVLAACTLAQEGLLDFNDLKLFRPREYETDEGPWDPITGGATALIGTMSTMMLGVADFPIETLKALNIHPDSKANKAKAQAAKEAEGKGKQPERSDSPGNSTRSGLEGRPSGDTAVHGSPSPSGTSTPRSGGDSALFSEPTSQPSSRSGSTFNVNESLAKLNTGSLSPGSGSRSSSMADALSGSLGGGNRPRSRSNSRKPSPKGSSSSNAGGMMQTATNTGKGVNRIIGAGLKSPMDFTMNLSKGFRNAPKLYGDTTVRPAEKVTDLKSGLRAATKEFGFGMYDGITGLVSQPVKGAAKEGAAGFFKGIGKGIGGIALKPGAAFFAIPGYTMKGIYKEVQKQFGSSVQNYIMAARTAQGFDEYHRASIEEKQDIIMRWKVLQKNLKKKRNPDELVRDILDEQMKKKEAWLESRRCGQDDKQTGRSRANSRTSAKSRGTDDPYQHDPENDMLAMGTSQSSSAAQEDQYRIAEERALEEAIRQSVAATSRGDSKEDARVAEGMRANMAEVQRTRTARAADDDDEDMRRAMAESAAEAERNQHESQRHDTELERALAQSLREQRGWQDSDDEQMVQSPISEATIPADEPPAYDPGHLAGTTQEEYERNHSEKPGRSEKTSAEQEEERIVMEYIKKQSVLEEENRKKAKAPQIQVNDEDDEELQRALKISMQGHGQHGEASGS, from the coding sequence ATGGCTCCCTCAGACGAGCCAGCACAGAAAGGAGGCAGGGAGGAGAGAGAACTTGGACAAGTCCCGAATGAAATGTTGCGACAGGCAGCAGCAGCAGTGGCCGGCGAGAACGACGCGACCGCATCCGAGCGAAGGCACACGGGACAAGATGTGCCATTAGAGGTAGCAGAAGGCCTCGATACCACACAAACTGAGCACGATGTCCCGCCTCCAGCGTATGGCGAAGACTATGGCACCGTATCCCAGGAGCAAGAAGGGTTTGGTACCAAGGCGAGCGTGGCAGAGGATGGACGTGTCAACATTCGAATCGATCAGAGAAACAGGAGATTGTCACAGCTACTGGTGCCCAGTCTTGCTCAGCTACAGCGAGCAGCTGATGAGGAACATGCGCCGCCTCCACCCTACATCCCGCCATCACTGGGTGGTGAAGAGGGTATCGCTCCTCCGCCGCCTATGAATGTTGTCATCCAAGTCGTTGGATCAAGAGGTGATGTGCAGCCATTCGTGGCACTGGGCAAGATCTTGAAAGACAGGTATGGACATCGAGTACGCTTGGCCACTCACCCCAACTTCAAGGACTTCATCACCGAAAACGGGCTGGAGTTCTTCAGCATTGGCGGAGATCCCCAGGCACTGATGGCGTTCATGGTGAAGAACCCTGGACTCATGCCTGGCTTCGACACTATGCGATCAGGCGACGTCGGCATGCGACGAAAGGAAATTGGCGAGTACCTCAAAGGCTGCTGGCGGTCTTGCTTCGAGACTGGTGAAGGCTTGGGCATCGAAGCAACCGATCAGACCATCGAAGACTGGACAAGGCAGCATGCAGACGAAGACGACTATCTACACCGACCTTTCGTCGCGGACTGTATCATCGCCAACCCACCGAGCTTTGCACACGTACACATCGCCGAGAAGATGGGCATCCCGCTGCATGTGATGTTCACCATGCCTTACTCGCCCACGCAAGCTTTCCCTCACCCACTTGCGAACATTCAGTCATCGAACGCCGATACGCACTTGACGAACTACATCTCGTACGCACTAGTGGACATGCTAACATGGCAAGGTCTGGGCGACGTCATCAACCGCTTTCGGCAGCGAAGTCTTGGTCTCGATGCGATTAGCTTGATGTGGGCACCGGGTATGTTGCAAAGACTACGCATACCGCACACGTACTGCTGGTCGCCTGCACTCATCCCGAAGCCGAAAGACTGGGGAGCCAACATCAGCATTTCGGGATTCTTCTTCCTGGATCTTGCTTCGAACTACGAGCCAGACCCCGAACTGAAGGCCTTTCTGGATGCCGGGCCTCCGCCTGTCTACATCGGATTCGGTTCAATCGTGCTAGATGACCCAAACGGTATGACGAAGATGATCTTCGAGGCTGTAGAGAAGATTGGGCAGAGAGCACTAGTATCGAAAGGTTGGGGTGGCGTTGGTGCAGACGAGCTAGGCAAGCCTGACAACGTGTTCATGCTTGGGAACTGCCCCCATGACTGGCTCTTCAAGCGAGTCTCGTGTGTAGTGCATCATGGTGGTGCAGGCACAACAGCAGCTGGTATCACTGCTGGACGCCCCACATTGGTGGTGCCTTTCTTTGGAGATCAGCCTTTCTGGGGTGCGATGGTTGCCCGAGCAGGTGCAGGTCCGGAACCCATTCCCCACAAGCAGCTCACTGCCGACAACCTCGCGGAAGGCATCCAGAAGTGTCTAGAACCGCAAAGTCAAGAGCGAGCGCATGAGCTCGCCGACAAGATTGCCCGCGAGAACGGCAGTGAACTGGGAGCGCAGAGCTTCCACCAATTTCTGGACGTCGACAAGCTGAGGTGTAATTTGGCGCCTTCACGGCCAGCTGTATGGCGCATCAAGCGTACGCAGGCTCGACTGAGCGTCCTGGCCGCCTGCACATTGGCGCAAGAAGGATTGCTCGATTTCAATGACCTGAAGCTGTTCAGACCACGAGAGTACGAGACCGATGAGGGGCCATGGGATCCGATCACTGGTGGCGCGACAGCTTTGATCGGTACCATGAGTACCATGATGCTTGGTGTTGCTGACTTCCCTATCGAAACACTGAAGGCACTGAACATTCATCCCGACTCGAAGGCCAACAAGGCTAAAGCGCAAGCGGCGAAAGAAGCCGAAGGAAAGGGAAAGCAACCTGAACGCTCAGATAGCCCGGGTAACTCCACAAGATCTGGCCTCGAAGGGCGACCGTCTGGAGATACTGCAGTGCACGGCTCTCCTTCGCCGTCAGGCACCTCAACACCGCGAAGTGGTGGCGACTCGGCGCTCTTTAGTGAACCAACATCGCAACCTTCGAGTCGATCAGGGTCCACCTTCAACGTGAACGAGTCCCTAGCCAAGCTCAACACGGGTTCACTGTCGCCTGGATCTGGATCAAGATCTTCTTCAATGGCAGATGCACTCAGTGGGTCGCTCGGTGGTGGCAACAGACCACGCTCGAGATCAAACAGCCGCAAGCCGAGTCCGAAGGGATCTTCCTCCTCCAACGCTGGTGGCATGATGCAGACTGCCACGAATACAGGTAAGGGTGTCAATCGGATCATTGGTGCTGGCCTAAAGTCGCCTATGGACTTCACAATGAACCTGTCTAAAGGTTTCCGCAATGCACCAAAGCTGTATGGCGATACGACTGTGCGACCGGCCGAGAAAGTCACAGACCTCAAGTCTGGGCTCAGAGCAGCCACGAAAGAGTTTGGATTTGGCATGTATGATGGCATTACCGGTCTAGTAAGTCAACCTGTCAAGGGCGCTGCGAAAGAGGGAGCAGCTGGTTTCTTCAAGGGCATTGGCAAAGGCATCGGTGGGATCGCGCTAAAGCCCGGCGCTGCCTTCTTCGCCATTCCAGGCTACACAATGAAGGGCATCTATAAGGAGGTACAGAAGCAGTTCGGCTCAAGCGTCCAGAACTACATCATGGCTGCCCGGACTGCGCAAGGCTTCGATGAGTACCACCGTGCGTCTATTGAGGAGAAGCAGGACATCATCATGAGGTGGAAGGTGTTGCAGAAGAATCTTAAGAAGAAACGCAACCCTGATGAGCTCGTGAGAGACATTCTCGATGAGCAAATGAAGAAGAAGGAAGCTTGGCTTGAATCTCGGAGATGCGGACAGGACGACAAGCAGACTGGTCGAAGCCGGGCAAACAGTCGCACATCAGCGAAGTCGCGCGGGACTGATGATCCTTATCAACATGATCCGGAGAATGACATGCTTGCTATGGGTACGTCGCAGTCATCGAGTGCCGCCCAAGAGGATCAATATCGCATTGCAGAAGAGCGCGCGCTCGAAGAGGCTATCAGGCAGTCCGTTGCTGCGACCTCTCGCGGAGATTCCAAAGAAGATGCCCGTGTAGCAGAAGGCATGAGAGCCAACATGGCCGAGGTCCAAAGAACGCGCACTGCCAGAGCTGCAGATGATGACGATGAAGACATGCGACGAGCCATGGCAGAGTCTGCAGCTGAAGCAGAACGAAACCAGCACGAAAGCCAACGTCACGACACCGAGCTCGAGCGCGCACTGGCTCAGAGCCTCCGGGAGCAAAGAGGCTGGCAAGACAGCGACGACGAGCAAATGGTCCAAAGCCCGATCTCGGAAGCTACAATACCAGCGGACGAGCCACCTGCCTACGACCCGGGTCACCTCGCTGGCACAACCCAGGAAGAGTATGAACGAAATCACAGCGAGAAGCCTGGTAGGAGCGAGAAAACTTCGGCGGAACAGGAAGAGGAGCGGATTGTTATGGAGTATATCAAGAAGCAGAGTGTGCTGGAGGAGGAGAATCGGAAGAAGGCGAAGGCGCCGCAGATTCAGGTGAATGATGAGGACGATGAAGAGTTGCAGCGCGCGTTGAAGATAAGTATGCAGGGGCATGGACAGCATGGAGAGGCGTCTGGGTCTTAG
- a CDS encoding SDO1-like protein, with product MRGNDAQIKCHYKGKDEDFVVIVDSKQAVQDWKKSDNTLPLAQVVSGFKVFVTHKHGNQGVMDTASKGQLEDEFGTSNEDEVVKQILEKGSIIESGTSGRDGVKNDSKGAMAGH from the exons ATGCGCGGCAACGATGCTCAGATCAAGTGCCACTACAAGGGCAAGGACGAGGACTTCGTGGTCATCGTCGACTCGAAGCAGGCTGTCCAGGACTGGAAGAAGAGCGACAACACTCTGCCATTGGCCCAGGTCGTCAGCGGGTTCAAGGTGTTCGTGACACACAA GCACGGAAACCAAGGCGTCATGGACACTGCCTCGAAGGGCCAGCTTGAGGATGAGTTCGGCACGAGCAACGAGGATGAAGTCGTGAAGCAGATCTTAGAGAAGGGTTCCATCATCGAATCAGGA ACATCCGGTCGTGACGGCGTGAAGAACGACTCCAAGGGCGCGATGGCTGGTCACTAA
- a CDS encoding Ecp48 translates to MKSSILISMAMALLPLSMAMPTTTLPTTPLNPLLDPRQASCTDLTCRRDTDCYGNRCGDCDLNIGKCTCPPEANGGPC, encoded by the exons ATGAAGTCATCTATCCTTATCAGCATGGCCATGGCCCTGTTGCCGCTCTCAATGGCAATGCCTACCACCACGCTACCAACAACTCCG CTCAATCCACTGCTTGACCCGCGTCAGGCCTCTTGCACCGATCTTACGTGTCGTCGGGACACGGACTGTTACGGCAACCGGTGCGGAGACTGCGATCTGAACATTGGAAAGTGCACTTGTCCTCCGGAGGCAAACGGCGGGCCATGCTGA
- a CDS encoding GTP-binding protein ypt4: MPRKRATSTTSSLTTSARDNDRDLPAPQEMGSMYDYLAKIILLGPSGCGKSCILHRFVKNDWRVLSSQTIGVEFASKIVKVGPEGGRRKRVKLQLWDTAGTERFRSVSRSYYRGAAGAVLVYDLCNGETFRGLGTFLGDARSLGSRDLTVVLAGNKKDLMDPTTAALAEEEQVGSQPVGSLLDDDSSLSGSLNRTSTIGIGLGSQQRATVNRDGRAINATTAANWASQNHIPATMEVSALTGEGVDEVFNKLASTILTKIELGEIDPDDPMSGIQYGDADYCRYDDGGSSIKSGGLTSDGYGGSVRRRRRGAGWGDVFKIGRPRSSSGGRGGCC; this comes from the coding sequence ATGCCCCGCAAACGCGCAACCTCCACCACCTCCTCCCTCACCACCAGCGCCCGCGATAATGACCGAGACTTGCCAGCACCCCAAGAAATGGGCAGCATGTACGACTACCTCGCGAAGATCATCCTCCTAGGTCCCTCCGGCTGCGGCAAATCCTGTATTCTCCACCGCTTCGTGAAGAACGACTGGCGCGTCCTGAGTTCGCAGACAATAGGCGTGGAGTTTGCGTCGAAAATCGTCAAAGTTGGACCGGAAGGAGGACGACGCAAGAGAGTGAAGTTGCAGCTTTGGGATACGGCGGGGACGGAGAGGTTTAGGAGTGTGTCGAGGTCTTATTACAGAGGTGCCGCGGGCGCGGTGCTGGTTTATGACCTTTGCAATGGGGAGACTTTCCGGGGACTGGGGACGTTTTTGGGGGATGCAAGGAGTTTGGGGAGTAGGGATTTGACGGTCGTGTTGGCGGGGAATAAGAAAGACCTAATGGACCCGACGACAGCTGCGTTGGCGGAAGAGGAGCAGGTTGGCAGCCAGCCTGTGGGGAGTCTACTGGACGACGACAGCAGTCTTAGTGGGAGCTTGAATAGGACGAGTACGATTGGGATAGGGTTGGGGAGTCAGCAGAGAGCTACTGTCAATCGAGATGGACGGGCGATCAATGCGACGACGGCTGCGAACTGGGCGAGCCAGAATCATATACCAGCGACTATGGAGGTTTCTGCGTTGACGGGAGAGGGAGTGGACGAGGTTTTTAACAAGCTTGCGAGCACGATATTGACCAAGATTGAGCTTGGGGAGATCGACCCGGACGATCCTATGAGTGGCATACAATATGGCGATGCGGACTACTGTAGATATGATGACGGTGGGTCAAGCATCAAGTCTGGTGGCTTGACATCGGACGGCTATGGTGGCAGCGTCAGGCGGAGACGAAGAGGTGCGGGCTGGGGAGATGTGTTTAAGATCGGTCGACCTCGGAGCTCGAGTGGTGGTAGAGGAGGGTGCTGCTGA